Part of the Paenibacillus sp. FSL R7-0273 genome is shown below.
TATTTGTGCATGACAACTCCTCGGTCTACGCAGTGAATCTGAACGGTACCGTAGCCTGGAGTAAAAGCTTCGAACGGCCAAAAATGCAGCCTTCCCATTTTCTTAGCGGGGTTGCCTTGAATGAAATATTGACGCTCAAATATAACTCGCAGCATATAGAATCCTCTTTTGATGTTCTGGACTGGAATCTCAAGAAGAAACTAAGCTATCCGCTAAGCGCGAGCAGTAGAGTAGAGCAAGCACTCAAGCTGAACAATGATACCTATATTCTCAAAATAAAGAAATCAAAGAGTACCACGCTGCTGGTCGCTATAGGTACGGACGGCAAAGCGAAATGGACAAAGGGTATTGATCCGACAACTAACATACTCTATATCGTGGACGGCAAGCTTTTATACGCCAATAATAAAGGCTTCTATGTACTAAATGGCAGCGGTGAGCAGCTGAATCATACCCCGCTGTCTCCTATAGGAGTTACTGGGATTTTCTACAGGTTACGGCTGGACGATAAATATATCTCTATTACAGTCGATGGCAGAATTGAGACCCAAACAGCACTGACCGTGCTGGACCGGAAAAGCTACAAAACGCTATATTCGTTACCCTACCCGCTCAAGGTTGGAGAAGAGTCTAAGATCTATTTTGATGATATATTATTCACCCAGAACAGCTTTTACACCGTCTATGATGATCAGCTTATCCCGATTAAATGATAATAGAAGGTAAAGTTTACACGACCTATAGTTTTGCTTACCAGCTCATTCCGCTAAACTAGAATCAGACCCAAAAGCCCGTGTACCTGCACGGGCTTTTGTGCGCGGCCGGCGGCCGTCCACGATTATCCTTCCGGCTTGTCATGCCCGTCTGCATATTGCGGCCAAGTCCCTCATAGACATGTACTAATCAATGCTTTTCAAAACAGGTTAAGGGGATGATGTCATGCGCCGGATAACATGGGTACTCGCGATCATTATGAGCGTGGCCCTGGTGCTCGCGGGTTGCGGGAAGAAGGATGCCGCTTCCGTGGTGAAGGATTTGAATGCTGTGTCTGACAAGCTGGAGAGCAAGCAGGGGGCCTATCAGGGGGCGGGCACGATGACTCTCTATACCGGTGAGCAGCCGCAGGAGTATAAGGTGGAGGTATGGTACAAGAACCCTTCGTATTACCGGATCAGCCTCTCCAATGTGCAAAAGGATGTAACGCAGATTGTGCTGCGTAACGATGAGGGAGTATTTGTACTCACCCCAAGCCTCGGCAAAAGCTTCCGCTTCCAGAGCGACTGGCCGGACAATCAGGGTCAGGTGTATCTGTATCAGACACTGCTGCGGGGCATTACGGCCGACAACAACCGCCAGCTGACTGAAGAGGGTGACAATTACATCTTCGAAGTCGCAGCTAACTACCAGAGCAGCGCACTCGTGCGGCAGAAGATCTGGCTGGCCAAAAACACCTATGAGCCCAAGCAGGTTCAGGTCTCCGATTCCGAAGCCAAGGTTGTAGTGGATGTGAAATTCGACAGCTTCAAGTTCGACCCGGAATTCACCAAGGATTCCTTTGATATGCAAAAGAATATGGCAACCGGCACCCCTTCCCAAAGTACAGTGGCCGAGGTTGACGAAAACGGCGATCCGGTAGCGGCGCCGGCCGGGGAAGAAAATGCGGAGCAGGTAACAGCAGAGCTGGGTGATTTCGGGGTCATTGAGCCGGAATACATACCGGCAGGCGTAACCTTCAAGGACTACCACAAGATCGAGGGCAATAAGGATCATGCGGTGCTCATCCGTTATGAAGGGGATTACCAGTATACGATCATGGAAGCCCGTCCGCTGGACCGTGCGGTATCGCTGGCTCCGGCAACGCTGATCGATCTCGGCTTCACTGCAGGAGCACTTACCGGCGATGAGCAGCAGACGCTGACGTGGATGAATGACGGTGTGGAATTCCGGATTACGAGCGCAAATCTGCCGCTTGACGAAATGATGCAGATTGCCGCTTCTATGCAGGCACAATCGGGTAAGTAATATTCAGTAGGCGGATACAGTGCATTGTGGGAGCCAATCCTCTACAAGCCGTATCCGCTTTTTGTACTATAAAGATGACGATGACGGGACCTCCGAACGATTAGCAAAAAGATAGCCTTGCTCCACATTGACAGCATCCTTCGCTAAGATTACCATTGGCAGTAAGACTACAAACGCTGCGGTTATCCGTGACGGTGTTTTACTACAATTAAGAAGGTGACCCTGAAGTGCAAGCAAGCTATCGACCTACAGTTGCCGAGATAAATCTGGATGATCTGCGTACCAATTATGAAGCGTTCCGGGCGGCTTTGCCGGCGGAAACGAAATTCATGGGATGCGTCAAAGGAAATGCGTATGGCCACGGGGCAGTGGAAGTGACACGGGAGCTTGAACGGCTAGGCGCGGACTATGTAAGTGTAGCTTTTTTGGATGAGGCATTGGAGCTGCGTCAGGCGGGAATACTACTTCCTATCCTGGTGCTGGGCTATACCTCACCGGAAGGCATAGCCGTTGCCTGGGAGAACAAGATAACCGTAACGCTATTCACGCCGGAGGTGCTGGAGGCGGTAAGACAGCTTCCTGCCGATCCGGAGCACCGGCTGAAGGTACACATCAAGATTGACAGCGGGATGGGAAGGCTGGGACTGCTGCCGGCCGATGCTTCCGCTTTCATCGAAGAGGTGCACCGGACAGCGCAGGCGGAGCTGGAGGGCATGTTTACCCATTTTGCCAAGGCAGACGAAGAAGACAAAAGCTATACACTGATGCAGCACCGACGGTTCATGAGCGTGGCGGAAACGCTTCGGGACAAGGATATACATATCCCGATCATACATACGGGCAATAGCGCTACGGCCATTGATACACCTTTCCTATCCAGTAACATGGTGCGTGTAGGCATAAGCTTGTACGGATTTTATCCCTCAACAGAGGTAGACCACGAGCGCGTGGCTTTACACCCGGTAATGACGCTGAAGACACAGGCGGTATATATCAAGACACTGCCCCCTGGGTTTGGCATCAGCTACGGCACCCGCTATTTCACGGACAGCGAAGAGGTAATTGCGACGCTGCCCGTCGGATACGCAGACGGATATTCCCGCATGCTGACTGGCAAGGCGGAGGTGCTAATACGCGGACGCCGCGCTCCGGTCGTCGGAACAATCTGCATGGACCAGTGTATGGTAACGCTCAAATCTTTCGCTGGAGAAGCGGAACAAATCCAAGCTGGCGAAGAGGTTGTACTCATCGGGCGCCAGGGCAACGCCTGCATTACGGCGGATGAACTGGCACTCCATTTAGGCACGATTCACTACGAAGTAATCTGTATGCTGGCTCACCGTGTACCCCGCGTATATGTACGTGAGGGTGCTGATCCCAACCTGGTGAACCCTCTGCTGCAGTCTTGATCCGGTGACACAATATTGTATACAGGAAAAGAATACAAAGGATAATCGTATGGGCTAGTGTGACATATAGTCTATACGTACCGCCATTTCTAGTTTATAATGGGATGCAGCATACTTGATATACTATCTGCATATATTCCTTGTATAAAATTCCTTGTATATTGTAACACTGGAACACAAGGGCAGAAGGCTTGTGGGGGTGGAAGAGAAGTTGGCCAATTTGCAGAACACCAAAAGAATTATGATCAGTTTGCCCGATCATCTTTTGCAGGAAGTGGATGGGATCGCCCAATTGGAGAACTCTAACCGGAGTGAATTGATCAGGCAGGCCATGAAGCTGTATCTGACGGAACGCAGAAAGCGTACAATCCGGGAATCGATGCAGCGGGGATACATGGAGATGGCCAAGATCAATTTGACGATGGCAAGCGAGGCATTTCTCGCGGAGGAAGATGCAGACAGTACTCTTGGCCGCTTAGTAAGCGGGGTGTAGATATTGATCGTTAAACGCGGCGACGTTTTTTTTGCCGACCTTTCGCCGGTTGTAGGCTCTGAACAAGGCGGAGTAAGGCCGGTACTGGTCATACAGAACGATATTGGCAACCGGTTCAGCCCGACGGTTATTGTGGCAGCTATTACTGCCCAGATCCAGAAGGCCAAGCTGCCGACGCATGTAGAGATTGATGCGGCTGCTCACGGCTTTGACCGGGATTCCGTCATTTTGCTGGAGCAGGTTCGGACGATTGACAAACAACGCTTAACCGATAAGATCACCCATCTGGACGATGATACAATGAAAAAGGTGGATGATTCGCTGCAAATCAGTCTGGGCCTGATCGATTTTTAGATCGGGACAGGAACTAATAATCGCGGATAATGAGGAGGGCGTGCTGCTTAGGCAGTGCGTCTTTTTGATATGCCGGGTAGTCAGCAGCAGATATACTTTGAAAAAAAGATCAGCTATGTGCTACAATTAGACCGGTTGGTCGGTTTAAAAGGGGGTTACCGGTATAAAAGGACGCTCAGACGGAGAAGAAACGAAGAAACGGATTGTGCAGCAGGCCGCCCAGCTGTTCGTGCAGAAGGGCTATGCGGCTGTGACGATGAATGAGGTCTGCACTGCAGCTCAAGTGAGCAAGGGCAGCTTATATCATCATTTTCCAAGTAAGGATGAGCTGTTTCTGTCCATCGTGGAAGAGGATACGGGGCAGTGGCTCGCAGAGTGGGATGTTATACGGGGCCGGATTACAGGAATTGAGGAACGCTTTTATGCGCTTGGAGAGCATTATGCCAATGATTTTCAGAATCCGCTGATTTGCGGACTTGAGGAATATGCAAGATCCCGGACCCACTCGGAGGCAATCTATCTGCGGCTCTCGCAGCTGTATGATTGCGGGGCAACGGCATGCCGTACTCTGCTCCAGGAGGGCATGGACTCAGGGTATCTGGCCAAGGACGATTTGAACCATTATGTCGTGATCGTCTGCGGTATGCTGGAGGGAATCGGCAGAGTCAGAGAAATTACGGCACCCTCGGAGGGGCCGGCGGATGTACAGAAATATTACCGGGACGGCATACGGCTGTTGCTGCAGGGGATGCGGGCCTGAATGCAGGGCGGAAAAGCCTGAAGCGAAACCCGGCAGAATTGCGGGCAGTGTGCAGAGGAGCTTTTTCATGCTATTAATTAGACCGGATGGTCGGTCTTATAGCAGTTATGATTTTTTTATATATACCGAATGGGATGCGCAGGATAAGCAGAAATTAAACAGAAGCTGCCTGCATGGCGATTCAATCCAACTTAAAGTGTAATAACGGAGGGAAACACAATGTCTTTGCTGTTAAGAAACCGCGGTGCCATGCTGATGCTGATGATCAGTATCTTTTTAACGTTTACGGGGATCGGGCTTGTAGTGCCGATTTTGCCGACATATATGAATGAGCTGAATATCGGCGGCAGTGTTGTCGGAATGCTGGTGGCTGCCTTTTCGCTGACCCAGCTGATCGTCTCACCGCTTGCCGGCAGATTGTCTGACCGGATGGGCCGCAAAAGAATTATCGTGCTGGGGCTGGTCGTCTTTTCCCTGTCCGAGGTAGTGTTCGGTGTGGCTGAGCTGCCTTGGATGCTATTCGTGGCCCGGATGCTGGGCGGTGTCGGAGCGGCGATGATTATGCCTGCGGTTATGGCGTATGTGGCTGATACCACCTCGATGGATGAACGGGCCAAAGGGATGGGGATGATTAATGCGGCGATCACAACCGGGTTCATTATCGGACCGGGGATCGGCGGCTATCTGGCCGAGTTCGGGATCCGTGTTCCATTCTTTGCGGCGGCGATTGCGGCGGCTTTTGTAGCTATCATCACGTTTATTTTATTGCCTGAATCGCGTGTTGTAGCGGCTGTCCAGGATCAGGCTGCAGCCCAGCAAAACAAAGAAAGTCTCGTCTCCCAGCTGGTGCGCTCCTACCGCGAGCCTTATTTTGTCGGACTGGTTATTGTGTTCGTCATGTCGTTCGGGCTTGCCAAT
Proteins encoded:
- a CDS encoding outer membrane lipoprotein-sorting protein; the protein is MRRITWVLAIIMSVALVLAGCGKKDAASVVKDLNAVSDKLESKQGAYQGAGTMTLYTGEQPQEYKVEVWYKNPSYYRISLSNVQKDVTQIVLRNDEGVFVLTPSLGKSFRFQSDWPDNQGQVYLYQTLLRGITADNNRQLTEEGDNYIFEVAANYQSSALVRQKIWLAKNTYEPKQVQVSDSEAKVVVDVKFDSFKFDPEFTKDSFDMQKNMATGTPSQSTVAEVDENGDPVAAPAGEENAEQVTAELGDFGVIEPEYIPAGVTFKDYHKIEGNKDHAVLIRYEGDYQYTIMEARPLDRAVSLAPATLIDLGFTAGALTGDEQQTLTWMNDGVEFRITSANLPLDEMMQIAASMQAQSGK
- the alr gene encoding alanine racemase, producing the protein MQASYRPTVAEINLDDLRTNYEAFRAALPAETKFMGCVKGNAYGHGAVEVTRELERLGADYVSVAFLDEALELRQAGILLPILVLGYTSPEGIAVAWENKITVTLFTPEVLEAVRQLPADPEHRLKVHIKIDSGMGRLGLLPADASAFIEEVHRTAQAELEGMFTHFAKADEEDKSYTLMQHRRFMSVAETLRDKDIHIPIIHTGNSATAIDTPFLSSNMVRVGISLYGFYPSTEVDHERVALHPVMTLKTQAVYIKTLPPGFGISYGTRYFTDSEEVIATLPVGYADGYSRMLTGKAEVLIRGRRAPVVGTICMDQCMVTLKSFAGEAEQIQAGEEVVLIGRQGNACITADELALHLGTIHYEVICMLAHRVPRVYVREGADPNLVNPLLQS
- a CDS encoding CopG family ribbon-helix-helix protein, which encodes MANLQNTKRIMISLPDHLLQEVDGIAQLENSNRSELIRQAMKLYLTERRKRTIRESMQRGYMEMAKINLTMASEAFLAEEDADSTLGRLVSGV
- a CDS encoding type II toxin-antitoxin system PemK/MazF family toxin, whose amino-acid sequence is MIVKRGDVFFADLSPVVGSEQGGVRPVLVIQNDIGNRFSPTVIVAAITAQIQKAKLPTHVEIDAAAHGFDRDSVILLEQVRTIDKQRLTDKITHLDDDTMKKVDDSLQISLGLIDF
- a CDS encoding TetR/AcrR family transcriptional regulator, with product MQQAAQLFVQKGYAAVTMNEVCTAAQVSKGSLYHHFPSKDELFLSIVEEDTGQWLAEWDVIRGRITGIEERFYALGEHYANDFQNPLICGLEEYARSRTHSEAIYLRLSQLYDCGATACRTLLQEGMDSGYLAKDDLNHYVVIVCGMLEGIGRVREITAPSEGPADVQKYYRDGIRLLLQGMRA
- a CDS encoding MFS transporter yields the protein MSLLLRNRGAMLMLMISIFLTFTGIGLVVPILPTYMNELNIGGSVVGMLVAAFSLTQLIVSPLAGRLSDRMGRKRIIVLGLVVFSLSEVVFGVAELPWMLFVARMLGGVGAAMIMPAVMAYVADTTSMDERAKGMGMINAAITTGFIIGPGIGGYLAEFGIRVPFFAAAIAAAFVAIITFILLPESRVVAAVQDQAAAQQNKESLVSQLVRSYREPYFVGLVIVFVMSFGLANYETVFGLFVDHKFAFTPKDIAFVLTFGSIAGAVVQLTAFSWILNRFGENRVISVSLLASGVFILLTLFVHGYFMIMAVTFVVFLAMDILRPAVGTQLSKMAGETQQGFVMGMNSAYTSLGNVAGPIVAGVLFDLDINFPYAAAAFVLVLCFLLSLSSAKRMARRSVQAK